AGGGGATCGCCCAGGCCTTCCTGTTCCCGAGCCACTTCGGCAAGAACATGGATGCGCTGTACGACTGCCTGACCGACATGGTCAACAAGTCGGGGGCCCAGCAGGGCTTCATCGTCGTGCTGGAGCAGTTGCCGGACAACCCTCGCTTTGACCGCGAGGTGCGCGAGCAGTTGTTGGATGTCTTTCGAGACGCCGCGGACTTCTGGGGGGAACGCAAGATACCCTTCAGATGCTTCTATTCTTTTCAGTAGCCCGCTCCCAGGAACAAGGCCCAGGGGAGCGGGCGGATGGGGCCCAAGTCGAGCAGCAGCCGGTCAAGCCGCCGCCGAAGCCGAGCAAGAACGCAGCGCCGACCTTCGCGCCGCACATGCCGGTGATGAGCAGCGCGTTCGACACCGCGGCACTGGCTGCCGCAGCCTGATCGACGGATCCAGATCGAAGAGATCCACGGGGCGGCTCCTGCCGAGCCGCCACCTCACGAAGCCCGCCGCGTGCGGGCTTCGTGCTTTTCAGGGCTGACCCAGGCCCTGCACCAGGGCGATGTAGTCGGCCACCGGCACCTCCTCGGCGCGGCGCTGCAGGTCGAAGGCCGGGGCGTCCACGCGGGCCTCCAGCCAGCGGCCCAGGCTGTGGCGCAGCAGCTTGCGGCGCTGCGAGAAGGCCACGGCCACCGCCTCTTCGAGCAACTTCGTGTCCAGCTTGGGCGGGGTGAGCAGTGGCAGCATGCGCACGATGGCCGAGTCGACCTGCGGTGGCGGATCGAAGGCCTCGGGTGGCACGTCGAGCAGGTCCTCGATGTCGTAGCGCCACTGCAGCATCACCGACAGCCGGCCGTAGTCCTTGCTGCAGGGCTGGGCGGCCATGCGGCGCACGACCTCCTTCTGCAGCATGAAGTGCTGGTCCTCGACCGCCCCCACGTGCTGCAGCAGGTGGAAGAGAATCGGGCTGGAGATGTTGTAGGGCAGGTTGCCGATCACGCGCAGCTTGCGCCCGCGCTCGGCCGCGAGCGCGGTGAAGTCCACCGTGAGCACGTCGGCCTCCACCACCTGCAGCTCGCTGCGCTTGCGCAGGCGGGTGGCCAGGTCGCGATCGAGTTCGATCACGGTGAGCTGGCGGCAGCGGGCCACCACCGGGTTGGTGAGCGCTCCCAGGCCCGGGCCGATCTCGACCAGCGGCTCGCCCGGCTGCGGGTCGATGCAGCGGACGATGTCGTCGATGACACCGGAGTCGGTCAGGAAGTGCTGGCCGAAGCGTTTGCGCGGTTGATGGGCTTTCACGTCGGCAGGGCGCCTCGGGTTCGTGGGGTCGACAAAAGGGGGGGCAGCGGGTATTCAGGGGCCAGGCGGGTCGCGCAGCTCGACGTAGGCGCGGGCGCGGATCTCGCGGGCCCACTCGTTGTAGGCCTCCTCGTACTTGGACTCGCGCAGGGCGCTGCGGGCGGCCTCGCGCTGCTGGCGCACGTCAAGGTCCACGCTGCGGCGCTCCAGCAACTGGATCAGGTGCACGCCGAAGCGCGACACCACCGGCTCGGACACCGCGCCGGCGGGCAGCGCGGTCAGCACCTGCTCGAACTCCGGCACGAACTGGCCCGGTCCGGCCCAGCCGAGGTCACCGCCGGAGGCGGCACTGCCATCCTCGGAATGCTGCTTGGCCAGGTCCTCGAAGCGGGCGCGCCGCGCCTCGACCTGGCGCTTGAAGTCCTGCAGCCTGGTGATGGCCGCCTGCTGTGTCAGCTGCGGGCCGGGGCGCAGCAGGATGTGCCGGGCGTGCTGCTGCACCACCGACAGGTTGGCCTCCTTGCGCTCGATCAGCTTGAGCACATGGAAGCCAGCGCCGGAGCGCAGCACCTGCGGCGCGACCTCGCCCGGGCGCAGCGGGGACACGGCATCGACGAACAGGTCCGGCAGCCGGTCGGAGCGGCGCAGGCCGAGCTCGCCGCCCTTGTCCTTGCTGCCTTCGGAGGCCTCGCGCACCAGTGCGGCAAAGTCCTCGCCCGCCTTCAGGCGTTGCAACAGCTGAACCGCGCGCAAGCGGCGCTCGGCGGTCTCGGCGATGCTGGCGTTCTCGGGCAGCGTGATGAGGATCTGCGCCACGTTGAGCTCGGTGGACAGCCCGGCCTTGAGGCGCTGCTCGTTCAGCCAGTTCTCGATGTCGGTGTCGGTGATGCGGATGCGGGCCTGCACGTCGCGCTCGCGCACCCGATCGAGCAGCATCTGGTCGCGCAGGTTGTCGCGAAAGCGCTGGTAGTCGATGCCCTCGCCGCGCAGGCGCTCACGCAGCTGGGCCAGGTTGAGCTGGTTCTGTGCGGCCACGGCGCCCACCGCGCGGTCGAGTTCGACGTCCTCGATGCGCGACACCGTCTCGCGCGCATGGCTGAGCTGGGCGCGGTCGTCGATCAGCTGGTCGAGCATGCTGCGCAGCAGTTCGTCGCGCGTCGGTGCGCGTGTGCCGCTGCGGGCAGCCTCGCGCTCCACCTGGGCCACGCGCTGCAGCACCTCGCTGTTGGTGACCAGCTCGCGGTTGACCACGGCCACGATGTGGTCACCCGCGCGCCGGGGTGAGGCGGCTTCCGCTGCGCGGATGGCGGCTGCGGTCTGGGCCGTGGCAGGGGTGGCCGCGAGCTGCAGGCCGGCGCCGAGCAGCGCAAGTGCCGCGGCAACGGCGAGCCTGGGCGCGCGGGGGCGGCGGCTCGGGGCGGAGGGCGGCAGGTCGGTCATGGTGGGCATGCGCAGGAAGGGGCTCTGCTAGGGGCTGGGCGAAGGGAGCGGCGTTCGGCTCGGCAGTCGGTCACGGTTCGGCGCTGCCGCCATCGCCCACGGAGGTCGAAGAGGAACCAGAGGCACTGCCACGCTCACGCAGCAACCTGTAACCCGGGATATTGTCCTTCAACGCCGAGAGCGGGTTGCTGCCCAGGGCCAGCCGGGACAGGCCGACCAGCTCCAGCTGCAGCATCAGCCGGCTGGTGGCGGCACTGGCGCCGGTGGAGCGCCGTTCGGCCACCACGCGGCCGATCCAGCAGCCGGCGTCGTACTCGAAGCCGGCCAGCGCCCCGCTGACGCGCCGCTCGCGCTTGCTGTAGTCGATGCGGCCGACGGTGTAGAGCGTGCCTTCGCAGCTGCCGCCACTGCCGCCACTGCCGCTGCTGCCGCTGCTGCCGCCCGCCGCGCGTAGCGCCGTGTTGGCCTGGGCCGCCGCGCCGGCGGGCAGGGACAGCGGTGCCCCGCGCCCCAGCACCGGCCACTGCCAGCCCAGCGCGTACTGCTCGCTCGCATCGCGCTGGAAGGAGTAGCTCGCATGCACCGTGCGAAAGGGGCCTGGCGAGTAGGTCACCGTGCCGGTGGAGCGGGTGACGCGGCTGATCTCGGGGTTGTACTGGACCGTGGAGCCGAGCGACCAGCGCGCGATGGCGCTGGTCGAGCCCAGCAGCAGCACGTCCGAGAAGCGCTGCGTCAGCGGCACGCCGTCGCCGGTGATGCGCTGGTCGCGCAGCAGGTAGCGCTGCGCCAGACCCAGGCGACCCAGCTCGACGCCGGAGCCGGCATCGATGAAGCGTGTCGTGAGCCCGGCGGTGACGCCCTGCGTGTCGGCCACCCGGTCGACACCCGAGAACGCCGCGTCGTGGAACACCGTGGTGGCGTTGAAATCCAGTGCGGCGCTGTCGAAGTTGGGCAGCGCCGACTGCTCACGCCAGGGTGTCTGCACGTACAGCAGGCGCGGCTCCAGGGTCTGGGTGAGGGCGCGCCCGAACAGCGTCAGCGGGCGGTCGAAGGTCCAGCTGCTGTCCAGGCTGACGGTCGGGATGAAGCGGGAGGCCCGTCGGCGGCCGTCGCTGAGCGCCTGGTCCATGTCGTAGGCGGCCGCGTTGAAGCGCAGCCGCGGCGTGAGCTGCCAGCCGCCGTCACCCAGGTGCCAGGCCAGCGTGCCGAGCAGGTGGGCGCGGCTGCCCTTGGTCAGGGTCGGGTCCTCGTGCTCGAAGCGGTTCGCCTCGGCCTGCAGCGACCACTCCAGCTCGCTGCCCAGCCCGGCCCAGCGGGCGCCAACCTGTGGCATGCGCCGGTACGGGGCGGTGATCGTGCCGCTGCTGTCG
The Sphaerotilus microaerophilus DNA segment above includes these coding regions:
- a CDS encoding barstar family protein; the encoded protein is MILQTVRPNIVQAIRAFRVDELMSAAQDMGYHFLYANLSKAQTKPEVLEGIAQAFLFPSHFGKNMDALYDCLTDMVNKSGAQQGFIVVLEQLPDNPRFDREVREQLLDVFRDAADFWGERKIPFRCFYSFQ
- a CDS encoding LPS-assembly protein LptD, encoding MPAARRPLARPTCPPVHLAVRPLVSALLVALAGPAFAATNLATDPATDAATVAAASKAAARRQPPLSCRPANWRAPAEGLRLAPRSAADATLLSFEADRLEGSIGSQLRATGRVQLQRGEMALQADELEYGLANDRLRARGDVQLLRGEDRFAGAELDIDTERVTGHVLKPRYHFALTDAGGRAERIDFLGPNRLEVSGSSYSSCKVGDDETPPWVLTARRIRLDFNTNEGLAEGAVLRFQDVPILALPVLSFPVTEDRKSGWLPPSIDLSTTNGLVVAVPYYWNIAPNYDATLTPTISLKRGAGLDSEFRYLQPRLSGETALAWLPQDQLAGRDRWAARWDHRGQLGSDVDIDGHLLRVSDDAYWNDGLRGASNLTPRLLGSQARAQQRRSLRLGVIGPVDQWLYASAQTWQVLQSSDSSGTITAPYRRMPQVGARWAGLGSELEWSLQAEANRFEHEDPTLTKGSRAHLLGTLAWHLGDGGWQLTPRLRFNAAAYDMDQALSDGRRRASRFIPTVSLDSSWTFDRPLTLFGRALTQTLEPRLLYVQTPWREQSALPNFDSAALDFNATTVFHDAAFSGVDRVADTQGVTAGLTTRFIDAGSGVELGRLGLAQRYLLRDQRITGDGVPLTQRFSDVLLLGSTSAIARWSLGSTVQYNPEISRVTRSTGTVTYSPGPFRTVHASYSFQRDASEQYALGWQWPVLGRGAPLSLPAGAAAQANTALRAAGGSSGSSGSGGSGGSCEGTLYTVGRIDYSKRERRVSGALAGFEYDAGCWIGRVVAERRSTGASAATSRLMLQLELVGLSRLALGSNPLSALKDNIPGYRLLRERGSASGSSSTSVGDGGSAEP
- the rsmA gene encoding 16S rRNA (adenine(1518)-N(6)/adenine(1519)-N(6))-dimethyltransferase RsmA is translated as MKAHQPRKRFGQHFLTDSGVIDDIVRCIDPQPGEPLVEIGPGLGALTNPVVARCRQLTVIELDRDLATRLRKRSELQVVEADVLTVDFTALAAERGRKLRVIGNLPYNISSPILFHLLQHVGAVEDQHFMLQKEVVRRMAAQPCSKDYGRLSVMLQWRYDIEDLLDVPPEAFDPPPQVDSAIVRMLPLLTPPKLDTKLLEEAVAVAFSQRRKLLRHSLGRWLEARVDAPAFDLQRRAEEVPVADYIALVQGLGQP
- a CDS encoding peptidylprolyl isomerase, producing the protein MPTMTDLPPSAPSRRPRAPRLAVAAALALLGAGLQLAATPATAQTAAAIRAAEAASPRRAGDHIVAVVNRELVTNSEVLQRVAQVEREAARSGTRAPTRDELLRSMLDQLIDDRAQLSHARETVSRIEDVELDRAVGAVAAQNQLNLAQLRERLRGEGIDYQRFRDNLRDQMLLDRVRERDVQARIRITDTDIENWLNEQRLKAGLSTELNVAQILITLPENASIAETAERRLRAVQLLQRLKAGEDFAALVREASEGSKDKGGELGLRRSDRLPDLFVDAVSPLRPGEVAPQVLRSGAGFHVLKLIERKEANLSVVQQHARHILLRPGPQLTQQAAITRLQDFKRQVEARRARFEDLAKQHSEDGSAASGGDLGWAGPGQFVPEFEQVLTALPAGAVSEPVVSRFGVHLIQLLERRSVDLDVRQQREAARSALRESKYEEAYNEWAREIRARAYVELRDPPGP